The genomic region ATTTGCATAGCTTACGGCCGAAGACTCCGACCAAGCGAGATGATCCCCGTATGAGGTCTCGCGGAGATAGTAGGGAGTGCAGGTGCATTCAAGGCCGATACCCAGCCGTTCGTACGCGGCGACAACCGCGTTCTGTTTCTCGGCAAACTCCCTGCCGACCCCCATCTCCTCCCACCGGCCCCGGGGCATCCCTATCGGGTTCAGCACCGCCGGGACAACGGCTTTGGCATCCAGGGATGAGAGCCAGTCGAGCCCGTATTCTCCGATCGTCTTGTAGGAAGCCCCGCTGACCTGGGCACTCCGGATCGGGACGAGTTTCTCTGCACCGAACACCTTGCCAAGCGCGACAAGGAGTTCGAGCATCTTCTGCTTCGTCTCCCCCTCTTCCCCGGCAAGGATCCGTTCATCGGACGAGTCAAGATACATCGGGATCACCACGTTGCCCGCGAGAACTCCGCCTCGCGCCCGAGCACCATGGTTGCATCAACCCCGACCTTGACATTCGTGCCATCCTCAAGCTGGCACGGGTCGAGGGAGGAGCCGCGGACACCGGTCACCACCAGGATATCCCGGTCGCCGGTCACCCGGGTCGCGATCGCGTACTCCACTTCGTGGGGATTCATGGGGTCGATATCCTCGTCAACGATCACCACGTGCTTGAGCGAGGTATGGGCGGCAAACGCTGCCATGATCGCGTTCTTGCCATCGCCCTGCGTGCTCTTTTTTATCTGGATAACCGCGTGGAGATAGCCGCAGCCGCCTTTGGTGAGCACGACATTTTTCACTACGGTGACCCCGGCCACCGCCTTGTAGATCTTCGGCTCGTAGGGGGCGCCCATCAGCATCTTGTGCTCGTCACCACCGGGCAGGATCCCGTGGTAGATGAAGTCCGGTTTTGTGTACATGCCGGTGAACTCGATCACGTGCTGCATGCGGACCGGGTCGTACGTCCCGGTGATATCGACGAACGGGCCCTCCTCGACCAGCTCGGCCGTGATATATCCTTCGAGCACGATCTCGGCATCGGGCACGAGCACGCCGTTGCTGCACCGCTTCACCTTCAGCGTGCCACCCATCAGTTCGGCGGCGAACGGGAGTTCCATGCCTGTCGGGACACGGGTGCAACTGGCAAAGGTGACGGCCGGGTGCGTCCCGATCGTCACCGCAACGGGCAGCTTCTCCCCCTTTGCAAGGGCAGTCTTGAGCATCACGTGGGTATGCCGGCCCTCGACAAGACGGGCGGCCACACGGTGGGAGTCGAGCACCTGCATCCGGTGGATCGAGGCGTTCTCCACGCCGTCATAACGGGAGAAGACGATCGCGGAGGTGAGGTACTTCCCGGCATCTTTCGGGAAATGATGCATGATGGGAAGCTTCGAGAGATCGGGCTTCTGCATCGCAAGGGTG from uncultured Methanoregula sp. harbors:
- a CDS encoding UbiD family decarboxylase; translated protein: MREFIETMRKAGLVTEIREPVSTDMQAPKMAAGTENLLFFHNLDGHRAVMNLTANRASLSRALNIDEAKIVKTLADAKFDGRVVEDGTLAMQKPDLSKLPIMHHFPKDAGKYLTSAIVFSRYDGVENASIHRMQVLDSHRVAARLVEGRHTHVMLKTALAKGEKLPVAVTIGTHPAVTFASCTRVPTGMELPFAAELMGGTLKVKRCSNGVLVPDAEIVLEGYITAELVEEGPFVDITGTYDPVRMQHVIEFTGMYTKPDFIYHGILPGGDEHKMLMGAPYEPKIYKAVAGVTVVKNVVLTKGGCGYLHAVIQIKKSTQGDGKNAIMAAFAAHTSLKHVVIVDEDIDPMNPHEVEYAIATRVTGDRDILVVTGVRGSSLDPCQLEDGTNVKVGVDATMVLGREAEFSRATW